Sequence from the Streptomyces sp. R33 genome:
GCGGCGACGGACCGGCCGGCCGGCTCGCTGCCGGTGAGGGTCGCCGCCGCGACCCTGGGGTCGCGGAGGATGCCTTCGACGGCACGGGAGGACACCAGCAGCGTCTGGAACGCCCCCTCGGGGAAACCGGCGCGCCGGAAGAGGTCGCCCAGGTACAGCGCGGTCTGCGGCACGTTCGACGCGTGCTTGAGCAGCCCCGCGTTGCCCGCCATCAGCGCGGGCGCCGCGAAGCGGACGACCTGCCAGAGGGGGAAGTTCCAGGGCATCACCGCGAGGACCACGCCGAGGGGGCGGTAGTGGACCCGGGCGCGTGAGGCTCCGGCGTCCGCCACCTCGGCCTGGGCGGGGTGCTCGTCGGCCAGCAGCTCCTCGGCGTTGCGGGCGTACCAGCGCATGGCCTTCGCGCACTTGGCCGCTTCCGCCCGGGCGGCGGCCAGCGGCTTGCCCATCTCGAGCGTCATCGTACGGGCGATCTCGTCCTGGTCCTGGTCGAGCAGGTCGGCCGCACGGTCGAGGAGGCGGGCACGCTCGGCGAACCCCGTCGTGCGGTAGCTCCGGAAGGCCGAATCGGCGGCCGCCAGGCGCTGCTCGATCTGCTCGGCCCCCAGCTCGTCGAACGTCTTGAGCGTCTCGCCGTTCGCGGGGTTGACGGTTGCGATGGGCACGTCAGGCTCTCCTCGTCCTCGATGCGTCGCATCGGACCGTACCGGGCCCGCCGCGTCCGCCCGGGACGGCGCCGTGGCGTGTCAGTACGGGAAGCGGATTCACTCGATCGCCGAGGCCACCGGAGCGTCTGCCCGAGCCGTTGCCCGGCCTACGCGTCCGGGCCGCGCCCGGCAGCGGCCAGCAGCGTACTCGTGGCGAGCAGGGCCACGGCCCACGATCCGGCCGTCCAGGGTGAGTTCTCGCCCTCCAGGGCCGGGGACGCCCGGTGCCGGGCGTCGTAGGCGACCCGGACCTCCGCACCCGTGTCGGCGATGCGCCGGTCGTCCCCGAGCTCATCGGGGTAGCCGCCGGGGCAGTCCAGCACATGGCGGTACACGGTCTTCTCCGCCGGAGCGCCCTCTCCGGCGGATCCCTGCACCTTGGCCTGGACATCGCGCACGACGCACAGGGCGACCTCCCCGCGCGAGGCGGCCTGATCCGCGGCCGTCACGGTCAGCAGCAGCCCCAGGGCCAGGAAGAGCGCCCCGAAGAGACTGCCGCTCCCGCGCACCAGGGCGAAGTACGCCGCCGAGGCGCCGACCACGAGCACCGCTCCGCCCGCCAGCGCGACCGTGCCGGACGGCGCCGAGGTGCCGCCGTAGCACCAGTGGGCCCAGGCGTACAGAGCCGCGGCCGCCATGACGGGCACCAGTGCGACGAGCCGCCGCACCTGCGGTTCAGCTCCTGACATGAACACCCCCTCCCCCGGTGGGACGCCTGCGCGGCACCGATGGTTCGCGGGCGGGGCGCGGGGTGCGCCGGCCGCCCCGCCCGCGACGGGGTTCTCAGGGCCGGCGGATCAGCAGCGCGGGCAGGCGTCGCGGATCACGCGCCAGGTGAACGTGGTGAAGCCCGTGGCGCCCTGCGCATCCTTGACGGTGACCGTCACGGTGCGGCTGCCGCTGGTGCGCGTCACGCCGGAGATCAGCCCGGACGAGGAGTTGATCGTCAGACCGGACGGCAGATTGGCTGCCGACCAGCTGTACGGGGTCGTGCCGCCTCCGGCGGTCATCTGCAGCCGGACGCTGTCGTACTGGTAGTTGACCTGGTTGCCGGGGAAGCCCACCACCGGTGCTGCGGCCACGGAGCCGGCCGCAGGTGTGGCGGGCTGCACGGCGGCAACCGCCACCGAGGAGCCGACGGGGGCGGCCAGGACGGCCGCCAAGCCCACGGCCAGGGTCGCTAATCGACGCGGGACACGCTTGCTGGATCTCAACATGACCTCCGAACTCGCTTGTGTGGAAGCTGTGTTCAAAGTGCGGTGGGACGCCGGAATCCTACGCACGGGTATGCGATTTCCTCTAGAACGCCGCGCGGGCCAGTTCCGGCCGACCTGCTCGGCTGCAGGCGTTCAAGACCGGTTCAGCGCGGTGTCCAGCGCAGTGAGCAGCTGGTCGATGTCGGCGCCGGTGGTGTGGAGGTGCGGGCTGATGCGGATGGCCGAGCCCCTGGCCCCGACGAACACGTTCGCCTCCTCCAGCGCGGCCACCACGCGCTGCTGGAGCCCCTCGGGGACCGTGATGCCGAGCATGTGCGGTCCCCGAGGGGCGGGAACGGGCAGGCCCCGCTCGCGGGCCGCCGAGGCGATCCGGGCCGTGGTCGCCGCCAGGGTGACGGCGATGCGGGGGACGGTCCAGGCCGAGAGCTGTTCGAGGGCGGCGGTGGCCATCGGGGTGAGCTCGAAGGCGGTGCGCGCGCCGACGTCGAAGCGGCGGGCGCCGGGCTGGTACTCGGTGCGGTAGTCGACGAGCCGTGCGAAGTCCTGGGAGTCCTTGCGCAGGATCCAGTTCTCCTCCAGCGGCCGCCCCTCCTGGTGTTCCGGAGCCACGTACAGGTAACCGAGCCCGAAGGGGCCGAGGAGCCACTTGTAGCCGACGCTGACGAGGTAGTCGGGCTGCAGCGTGCGCATGTCGATCGGGATCGCCCCGGCGGACTGGCTGGCGTCGACGACCAGGGCGGCGCCCACGGCCCGGGTGGCCTCGGCGATCCGGTCCAGGTCGAGCAGGGCGCCGTCGGTCCAGTGCACCCGGGGCACCGAGACCACGGCCACGCCGTCGTCGTGTGCGGCGAGTGCGTCGAGGACGGCCTCGGTCCAGGTCCGGCCGGGCTCCCGGTCCACGGTGAGCATCGAGGCCCCCGTACGCTCGGCGAACCGCCACCAGGTGTAGATGCCCGACGGGTACTCGCCGGCGAGGACCAGGACCCGGCTGCCGGCCGGCGCCGTCAGGTTGGCGGCGGCCACCGCGAGCCCGTAGCTGGTCGCCGGTACGAGGGCGATGTCGTCCGCGGCTGCCCCGATGAGCTCCGCGAACAGCGCTCTGCGCTGCTCGGCCCCGCTGAACCAGTCGGCGCCCTGGATCCGCCACGGCTGCGCGCGCTTGAGGAGGGCGCCCTCGCCCGCGATGAGGCTGCTGCGCAGGGTCGGCGCCAGGCTCGCGGTGTTGAAGTAGGCGATGCCGTCGGGGATGTCGAACAGCTCACGGGCGTTGGGGAGCAGCTCGCTGCCGACAGGCGAGGTCATGTCGTGCCTTTCGAGACGTGCGGCTCCACGGAGCCGGGCCGGGGCCGGAGTCCACCACACTGCCCGGCTTCCGGGGCCGGAAACACCAGCCGCCCCGGGGCAGCGGCTCACTCGCCCCACTTGGCCGACCGTCGTACGCGGCCGGAGCGGATCGGCCGGCGGTTCCGCTCCCGTGGCCCTGAGCCGCGTGCCGGACGGGCGCGCCGCTGCCGTCGCCCGGCCCGCCGGGCCGATAGTGGGGAGCTGTGAGCAACGGGTCGGAGGAACACGTGCAAGAGGGCGGCGCCTGGTCCGGGCCTGCCGGGGCAGAGGCGTTCGCGGCGGTGGAGGCGGCCACGGACTGGCTGCTCGGCTATCCGTTCGTGTTCGAGGCCCTGTCCCGCCGGCGGATCGGCGAGGACGGGGTGCTCGTGGACTACGGCTGCGGGCCCGGGCGGGTGGCCGACCGGGCGGCGCGCTTGCTGGGCGCGCGGGTGCTGGGGGTGGACACGTCCGCCGAGATGCTGGCGCTGGCCCGGAGCACGGCGACGGAGGTGGCGGAGTTCCACCTGGTCAGGGACGGCCGGGTGACCGGCCTGTCCGACGGGTCCGCGGACGCGGTGATGTGCAACCACGTCCTGGCCTCGCTCCCGACCGAGGAGGCCGTGCTCGCGGTGCTCGCCGAGATCCGCCGCCTGCTGCGGCCCGGGGCCCCGCTCGTGCTGCTGACCACCGACCCCGCCTGTACGGAGCTGGAGTACGCATCGCTGCGCGTGGGCACGGCGGGGGCCGCGTACCGGCCGGGCGACGAGATGCCGCTACGGCTGCGACGCACCGATGGTTCCTGGCAGGAGGTACGCAACCACGCCTGGCCCGTGGACCTGCTTCCGGCCCTGCTGGAGCGCGCCCGCTTCCGCGATGTCACCCAGCGCCGGCCGACTGTCGACGAGGCGCTGTCCGTCGCCGACCCGGCTCTCGTGCAGCGGTACGGGTGGGCCGCGGAGCGGGCCGAACCGCCGCTGGTGATCACCTCCGCCCTAGCCGCCTGAGCCTCCCGGAGACCACCGTGTTCCCCTCTGCTGTCCGTGTTGTTCGCGTTCTTCGGGTTGCCCGGTGGGAAACCCGGGTCCTGGCCGTGCTCGGCCTGTTGGGTGCGCTCGTCGCGGGTGCTCCTGCCGCGGCTCCCTCCCCCCGTCCGGCGGACGTACGGGCGGTGACCGCCGTCCCCGCGGCGCCGGGAAGCGCCACGCCCCTGTCCGCGTACGCCATCCGGTCGACGGCCGAGGTCTCCGACGCGGCGGCCGCCGTCTCGGCCCCGGGCTACCCGACGGCGGGCTGGTACCCGGCCGGGCCGCGTTCCACCGTGCTGGCCGCCCTGGTCGCGGACGGCAAGCACCCCGACCCGTTCTACTCCACCAACCAGCAGCGCATCCCGGCCGCCGACTTCACCGTGCCGTGGTGGTTCCGCGCCGAGTTCACCGTCGAGGACACTTCCTCGCGTACGTACCTGGACTTCAGCGGGGTGGTCTCCGCAGCGGACGTATTCGTCAACGGCCGACAGGTCGCCAGCGCCTCCGAGGTCGCCGGCGCATACACCCGTCACGAGCTCGACGTCACCGGCCTGGTGACGCCGGGCGCCAATGCGGTGGCCTTCCGGATCAAGCCCAACAACCCCCGCAAGAACCTGACCATGGGCTGGCTCGACTGGCTGCAGCCGCCCCCGGACGAGAACATGGGCATCGTCCGCGACGTGCTCGTACGGCGCGGCGGACCCGTCGCCCTGCGCGATGCGCACGTGGTCACCAGCCTGGCGATGCCGTCCCTGGCCTCAGCGGACGTGACCGTCAAGGCGCAGGTGCGCAACGACTCGGCCGAGGCCGTCACCGCCACCCTCTCCGGGACCATCGGCGCCGCCGGACCCACCGGACCCACCGGCACCGGCGTCGCCTTCCGCCGGGACGTGTCCCTGCGCGCCCACGAGACGAAGACGGTGGCCTTCGCCCCGGCCGACACGCCCCGGCTGCACCTCGACTCGCCGCGCGTGTGGTGGCCCGCCGGGATGGGCGCGCAGGAGCTGTACGGGCTCGACCTGACGGTGACGGTGCCCGGGGCCGGTGCCCCGTCCGCGGGCGGGTCCGGGACCGTGTCCGACCGCTCCCGCCACGGCTTCGGCATCCGCAGCGTGCAGGCCCCCCTCAACAAGGACGGGGCCCGGCAGTACTCCGTCAACGGCCGGCCGCTGCTGATCCGGGGCGCCGGCTGGTCCCCCGACCAGCTGCTGCGCTGGGACCGGACCTACACCGAGGACCGGCTGGCGTACGCACGCGACCTCGGCCTCAACACCCTGCGCCTGGAGGGGCACCTCGAGCCGGACGAGTTCTTCGACCTCGCCGACCGGTACGGGATCCTCACCCTGCCGGGCTGGCAGTGCTGTACCAAGTGGGAGGGCGAGGTCAACGGCACCGAGGCCGGGGAGAGCTGGACCACCGCCGACTACCCGGTCGCCAAGGCCTCCATGGCGGCCGAGGCCGCGCGCCTGCGCGATCACCCCAGCGTCGTCTCCTTCCTCATCGGCAGCGATTTCGCCCCGGACGCGGAGATCGAGAAGGGCTATCTCGACGCGCTGAAGGCCGCCGACTGGCCCACCCCGGTGATCCCCGCCGCCTCCGCCAAGTCGGCCCCGCTCAGCGGACCTTCGGGGATGCGGATGCCCGGCCCCTACGACTGGGAGCCGCCCGGCTACTGGTACGACAAACGCGAGGGCGGAGCCACCGGCTTCAACTCCGAGACCAGCGCGGGCCCCGACGTCCCCACGCTCGACACCCTGCGCCGCATGATGTCCCCCGCCGAGCTCACCGCCCTCTGGAAGGACCCGGCCGCCCCGCAGTACCACCGCTCCCCCTCCCGCACCTACGCCGCGCTCGAGCTGTACGACGATGCGCTGACCGCCCGGTACGGCGCCCCCCGCAGCCTCGAGGACTACGTCGCGAAGGCGCAGCTCGCCCAGTACGAGAACGTGCGCGCGCAATTCGAGGCGTACGCGCGCAACGCCACGGACGCCTCGAAGCCGTCGACGGGGGTGATCTACTGGATGTTCAACAGCGGCTGGACCTCGCTGCACTGGCAGCTCGTGGACCGCTTCCTCGACCAGGGCGGCGCCTACTTCGGTGCGAAGAAGGCGAACGAGCCGCTGCACATCCAGTACGCGTACGACGACCGCACGGTGGCCGTCGTCAACCGCCGCGCGGCGGCGGTGTCGGGACTGACCGCGCGGGTCTCCCTCTTCAACACGGACGGCACGCAGAAGTACGACCGGACCGTGACCGGACTCGGCGTCGCAGGATACGGCGCGAAGACCACCGCGCTGACCCTTCCGGCCTCGGTGGAGGGCCTGTCCACCACCCATCTCGCGCGGCTGGTCCTGACGGACTCCGCCGGCCGCGAGGTGAGCCGCAACGTGTACTGGCTCTCGACGCGCCGGGACGTCCTCGACTACGGCAAGAGCGACTGGTACCACACCCCGGCCACCGCCTACGCCGACCTCACAGGGCTGAGGTCCATGGCGCAGGCCTCCGTGGCCGCCACCGCGACGACGGCCGTGAACAGCGGTGCGCCGCAGACCTCGACGACCACCGTCACGGTACGCAACACCGGCGGCGGGAACACGCCGGCGCTGCTCACCGACCTGCATCTGGTGGACGACAAGGACGTCCCCGTCCTGCCCGTCCAGTGGTCCGACAATCAGGTCAGCCTCTGGCCCGGTGAGTCGGTGACCGTGACGGCGACGTACCGCACCGCCGATCTGCGCGGGTCCGCGCCCCGGATCAGGGTCTCGGGCTGGAACACGCCGACGGCCGCGGTCCCGGCCGCAGCACGCCGGTAGGCCCGTCGCCCGGGCGGGGGCGGCGGACACCGGCCCGCCTGCAGTGGTCCCCCGGCCCATGGGGCAGGATGGCAGCCCGTTCCGGAATGCGTACACGCGCCCGAACGAGGCTCCATGCACGACAAACTGACAGGTGACAAGGTGACGACACACCTCATACGACGACCCGCAGCGCCCGTCGCCGCTCCCCCGGTCCCGCGCGAAGCGGAGGGCGTCCGTTGAACCGGGAACTCGTCCTGCACGACTGGCTGGTGGCCGGGATCGCGGTCGCCGCGGGCGCCCTGGCCGGACTACTGCTGCGCGCCCTGATGCGCTGGCTGGGCCGGCACGCCGAGCGGACCCGCTGGAGCGGGGACGACATCATCGTCGACGCGCTGCGCACGCTGGCCCCCTGGGCGGCGGTCATCGCCGGCGTCGCGGTGGCCGCCTCGACCCTGCCGCTGCACGCACGGCTCCTGGCCTTCGTGAACCAGTCCCTGACCGCCCTGCTCATCCTCATCGCCACGCTCAGCGCCGCCCGGGTCGTCTCCGGGCTCGTCCAGTCGGTGGCGGGGGCGCGGACCGGGGTGGCCGGATCGGCGACCATCTTCGTGAACATCACGCGGATCGTGGTGCTCGTGATGGGTGTGCTCGTCGCGCTCGAGACCATGGGCGTGTCCATCGCGCCGCTGGTCACGGCCCTCGGCGTGGGCGGTCTGGCGGTGGCCCTGGCCCTGCAGGACACACTCGCCAACCTCTTCGCGGGCGTTCACATCCTCGCCTCGAAGACCGTGCAGCCCGGTGACTACATCCGCCTCAGCAGTGGTGAGGAGGGTTACGTCGTCGACATCAACTGGCGCAACACCGTGGTCCGCAACCTGTCGAACAACCTGGTGATCATCCCCAACGGGCGTCTCGCGCGGACGAACATGACCAACTTCACGCAGCCCGAGCAGCAGCTGTCGATCCTGGTCCAGGTGGGTGTGGGCTACGAGAGCGATCTGGAGCAGGTCGAGCGGGTGACCCTCGAGGTGGTCGACGGCGTGATGGCCGACATCAACGGCGCGGTCCCCGACCACGAAGGGGCCGTCCGGTTCCACACGTTCGCGGACTCCAGGATCAACTTCACGGTGATCCTGGGCGTCGGCGAGTTCAGCGACCAGTACCGGATCAAGCACGAGTTCATCAAGCGCCTGCACCAGCGCTTCCGGGCGGAGGGCATCTCGATCCCCGCCCCCACCCGCACGGTCGCACTCCACCGCGACGAGCTCCTGGCGTCGACGCCTGCCCCGGTTCCGCACCAGCGCGAGGCTCCGACGCGTTCGCCCGCCACCACCGGCTGACTCGTCTACGGGTGGTACAGCTCCTCGGCGCGGGCCCGGTCGAGGGGGCCGTCCTGTGGCAGGTGGAGGAAGTGCTCCACCTGCCACTCCTGCGCGCGCCCGGCCTGGCGGTTGGCGGTGGTCACCCACGGCGGGTACACGCGGAAGCCGCGCTTCCCGCCGGAACCGTCCACCGATACGACGCCGTTCCGGCGCAGGGCGTCCATCGGGAAGACGAACTGGCCGAAGCCCTCGCCGTCGTGACTGCTGATGACGATGAGGTCCACGGGATCGGCGACGTCGAACGGCGCGATGGGCCCGCGCGCGGACCTCTTCCACACGGTGACGAACTGGCCCACCTTGGTGGGCGTCGTCCTGGCTGCACGGAACCGGACACGGCGGCCGTCGAGGACGAACGCGTGCGCAGCGTATTCGGCGCTCTCGGCCTCGGGCTCCGGCTGCGAGCAGGTGAACCCGCAGGCGTCGTAGACACGCGACTTCGCCGCGAGGAGATCGCCGGGGACCCCGATCGAGTCCGACCACGTTTCCGGTCCGGTGCGGGGGTGGTGAGGGGCAGAGCCCTCGCGGTGTTCCGTCATCCGTTCACCCTGTCACACACACCCAGCCATTCGAACATTTGACCGGCAGACGGTCGGGCCCGCGTTCGTTCTTACGGATCCGTGACGTGCGGCCGGGTATCTGCCTCATCGGCCACGGTGCGGCATAGCGTCGGATCATGCGCGTACTCGTGACTGGAGGAGCGGGCTTCATCGGCTCGCACATCGTCTCCGAACTGGCAGGTCGGGGGCTCGACCCCGTGGTGTTCGACCTGGCGGCGGACGGGAGGGACGTCCGGGATCCCGGGCAGGTCCGGGAGGCCCTGACCGGCGTCGACGCGGTCTGCCACCAGGCGGCCAAGGTCGGCCTGGGCAAGGATTTCGGGGACGCACCCGGCTACGTGTCGGCCAACGATCTCGGTACGGCGGTGCTGCTGGCCCAGATGGCCGAGGCGGGCGTGGGCAGGCTGCTGCTCGCGGGGTCGATGGTCGTCTACGGCGAGGGGCGGTACGAGTGCACCGCCCACGGCGTGGTCCGGCCCGGGCCGCGTGCCGAGGCCGATCTGGCCGCCGGCCGGTTCGAGCCGCGCTGTCCGGCCTGCGGCGCCGACCTGGCGCCCGGGCTGGTCGGAGAGGATGCGCCGATGGATCCGCGGAACGTCTACGCCACCACCAAGCTGGCCCAGGAGCACCTCGTGGCCTCCTGGGCGCGGGCCACGGGCGGTCGCGGGATCTCGCTGCGCTACCACAACGTCTACGGGCCGGGGATGCCCCGCGACACCCCGTACGCGGGGGTCGCCGCGCTGTTCCGTTCGGCGCTGGCCGGGGGCGAGGCACCGCGCGTCTTCGAGGACGGCGGCCAGCGGCGGGACTTCGTCCACGTGCGGGACGTGGCGGTGGCCAACGCGGTGGCCCTGGAGTCACTGGAATCCGCGGGCGGCGCGGCCGGCGGCTTCGCCGCGTACAACGTCGGCAGCGGCGATCCGCGGACCGTCGGCGACATGGCCAAGGCCCTGGCCTCCGCGTGCGGGGGCCCGGACCCGGTCGTCACCGGCGAGTACCGGTTGGGCGACGTCCGGCACATCACCGCCGACTCGGCGCGCCTGCGCCGGGAACTGGGCTGGCGGCCGGTGGTGCCGTTCGCCGCCGGGATGGCGGAACTGGCGGCCGGGGCGGACACGCCCTGAGCCACCACCGGTCCACCGGGCCGGGCCACCGGTTCTCCGGACCCCGGCCCTCCGCTCCCTAGGCGGGGGCCGGGAGGGTCAGTTCGAAGCGGCAGCCGCCGGAGACGTTGCGGACGTGTACGTGCCCGTCGTGGGCCTCCACGATGCCCCGGACGATCGCCAGGCCCAGGCCCGCGCCTCCAGGAGGGGTGCGGGCCTGCGTGCCGCGCCAGCCGGTGTCGAACACGCGCGTGAGGTCCTCCTCGGGAATGCCGCCGCAGGCGTCGGAGACCGACAGCACCACCGCTCCCCCACGGGATTCGGCGGCGATCGCGACCGTGCCGTCTGCCGGGGTGTGGCGGATGGCGTTGACCAGCAGGTTCGACAGGACGCGGGTCATCTCCTTGCCGTCCGCCTCCACCGGGAGCGGTGCGACGCCGTCGCCGACCAGCCGTACGCCGTGCTCGCGGGCGAGGGCGTCGGTTCCGGCCAGGACGTCGCCCACCAGGTCGTACAGGTTCAACCGGGTGGGGCTGAGGCTGAGGGCGCCCGCGTGGATGCGGGAGAGCTCGAAGAGGTCGCCGACCATGGAGTTGAGGCGGTCCACCTCGGTGCGCATCTGCCGGTGGTAGCGGGCGGGGTCGGCGGCCATGCCGTCCTCCAGCGCCTCCGACATGGCCCGCAGACCGGCCAGCGGGGTGCGCAGGTCGTGCGAGATCCAGGCGACCAGCTCACGCCGTGAGGTCTCCAGGGCCCGCTCGCGCTCCCGGGACGCCTCCAGGCGTTCGCTGGTCAGGGCCAGTTCACGGCTGAGCGCGGTGAGTTCGGCGGGGGCGGGCACGGTGGGCGTGGTGAACGTGCCCTCCTCGCCGAAGACCCGCGCGGCGGCGACGAGCTCGCGGCAGCGCAGTACGACCTGACGGCCCAGCAGCAGGGCGGTGCCCAGGGAGACCGCGGCCGCCACGGCGACGACCGTGGTCATCACGGTCAGGTCGTGGGTCGAGAGGAACATCGCCCAGGCCACCGTGAGCGTCCCGGCGAGCATCGCGAACACGGCGACGGCGGTCACGACGGCGAGTGAGACGGCGATGCTGCGGCGCCGCAGCATCCGCAGGGCGAGCGCGCCCAGCGCTCCGGCGCCGCCCGCGCCGAGCAGTGCGTACAGGGCGATCAGCAGCAGGTCCTGCTCACGCATGTCCGAGCTCCGTCCGGGGGGCCGTGGCGGGGGCCGCCGGGGCGGGGTGGGCGTCGAAGCGGTAACCGGCGCCCCATACGGTCTGGATCAGGCGGGGGCTCGCCGCATCGTCCTCGATCTTTCCGCGGAGCCTGCGGACGTGGACGGTGACGGTGGACAGGTCACCGAAGTCCCAGCCCCAGACCTCGCGCATGAGCCGCTCCCGGTCGCAGACCTGCCCGGGGTGGCGCAGGAAGTAGGCGAGGAGGTCGAACTCCCGCAGGGTGAGGGCGAGCTCCTGGCCGTCCTTGGTCACCCGGCGGGCGGCCGGGTCCAGGCTCAGGCCCGCCGCGGTGAGCCGGGGGCCGGCGGCCGGCCGGGCGGGGACGGCCCGGCGCAGCACCGACTGCACGCGCAGGACGAGTTCACGCGGGCTGAACGGCTTGGTCACGTAGTCGTCCGCGCCGACTTCCAGGCCCAGGATCCGGTCGTCCTCGTCACCGCGTGCGGTGAGCATGATGACGGGGACGGGCGGGAGGGGCGGGGTGCCGCCCCGGCCTCCGCGCGGTTCGGCGCCGTGCTCGCGCGCCCGCAGCCGCCGGCAGACCTCCAGCCCGTCCATCCCGGGGAGCATGAGGTCGAGGATCACCAGGTCCGGGCGCTGCTCCTCGGCGGCGCGGAGGGCGGCCGGTCCGTCGGCGGCCCGGCGCACGGCGAAGCCGGCCCGGTCGAGGTATCCGGCCACCACCTCCGAGACGGTCGGGTCGTCTTCCACGACCAGGACGCTGCCCGTGAACCGGTCCGGCGTACCCGCCCCGCCGGGGCCGACGGCGTCCCGGCTCTCGTCCGTACTCTGCGTATTGCTGACTGCCATGGCCCAAGACTGGCATCCGCCCCCGGCCGCGTGGAATGCGCCTTCCCCCCATCCCGCACGGCGTCCGCGTTTCGTAAGGACTTGAAGCCCCTTTCGTCCGCGTCCGCTTCCTACGGTGTGGAGCGTGACTGATTCTGCTTGTGTGCCGCCCCGGGCGGACCTCGTACTGCCGTGCCTCGACGAGGCGGAGGCGCTCCCGTGGGTGCTGGCGCGGGTGCCGGCCGGCTGGCG
This genomic interval carries:
- a CDS encoding Ig domain-containing protein codes for the protein MGLAAVLAAPVGSSVAVAAVQPATPAAGSVAAAPVVGFPGNQVNYQYDSVRLQMTAGGGTTPYSWSAANLPSGLTINSSSGLISGVTRTSGSRTVTVTVKDAQGATGFTTFTWRVIRDACPRC
- a CDS encoding aminotransferase class V-fold PLP-dependent enzyme encodes the protein MTSPVGSELLPNARELFDIPDGIAYFNTASLAPTLRSSLIAGEGALLKRAQPWRIQGADWFSGAEQRRALFAELIGAAADDIALVPATSYGLAVAAANLTAPAGSRVLVLAGEYPSGIYTWWRFAERTGASMLTVDREPGRTWTEAVLDALAAHDDGVAVVSVPRVHWTDGALLDLDRIAEATRAVGAALVVDASQSAGAIPIDMRTLQPDYLVSVGYKWLLGPFGLGYLYVAPEHQEGRPLEENWILRKDSQDFARLVDYRTEYQPGARRFDVGARTAFELTPMATAALEQLSAWTVPRIAVTLAATTARIASAARERGLPVPAPRGPHMLGITVPEGLQQRVVAALEEANVFVGARGSAIRISPHLHTTGADIDQLLTALDTALNRS
- a CDS encoding class I SAM-dependent methyltransferase, whose amino-acid sequence is MSNGSEEHVQEGGAWSGPAGAEAFAAVEAATDWLLGYPFVFEALSRRRIGEDGVLVDYGCGPGRVADRAARLLGARVLGVDTSAEMLALARSTATEVAEFHLVRDGRVTGLSDGSADAVMCNHVLASLPTEEAVLAVLAEIRRLLRPGAPLVLLTTDPACTELEYASLRVGTAGAAYRPGDEMPLRLRRTDGSWQEVRNHAWPVDLLPALLERARFRDVTQRRPTVDEALSVADPALVQRYGWAAERAEPPLVITSALAA
- a CDS encoding exo-beta-D-glucosaminidase, coding for MLGLLGALVAGAPAAAPSPRPADVRAVTAVPAAPGSATPLSAYAIRSTAEVSDAAAAVSAPGYPTAGWYPAGPRSTVLAALVADGKHPDPFYSTNQQRIPAADFTVPWWFRAEFTVEDTSSRTYLDFSGVVSAADVFVNGRQVASASEVAGAYTRHELDVTGLVTPGANAVAFRIKPNNPRKNLTMGWLDWLQPPPDENMGIVRDVLVRRGGPVALRDAHVVTSLAMPSLASADVTVKAQVRNDSAEAVTATLSGTIGAAGPTGPTGTGVAFRRDVSLRAHETKTVAFAPADTPRLHLDSPRVWWPAGMGAQELYGLDLTVTVPGAGAPSAGGSGTVSDRSRHGFGIRSVQAPLNKDGARQYSVNGRPLLIRGAGWSPDQLLRWDRTYTEDRLAYARDLGLNTLRLEGHLEPDEFFDLADRYGILTLPGWQCCTKWEGEVNGTEAGESWTTADYPVAKASMAAEAARLRDHPSVVSFLIGSDFAPDAEIEKGYLDALKAADWPTPVIPAASAKSAPLSGPSGMRMPGPYDWEPPGYWYDKREGGATGFNSETSAGPDVPTLDTLRRMMSPAELTALWKDPAAPQYHRSPSRTYAALELYDDALTARYGAPRSLEDYVAKAQLAQYENVRAQFEAYARNATDASKPSTGVIYWMFNSGWTSLHWQLVDRFLDQGGAYFGAKKANEPLHIQYAYDDRTVAVVNRRAAAVSGLTARVSLFNTDGTQKYDRTVTGLGVAGYGAKTTALTLPASVEGLSTTHLARLVLTDSAGREVSRNVYWLSTRRDVLDYGKSDWYHTPATAYADLTGLRSMAQASVAATATTAVNSGAPQTSTTTVTVRNTGGGNTPALLTDLHLVDDKDVPVLPVQWSDNQVSLWPGESVTVTATYRTADLRGSAPRIRVSGWNTPTAAVPAAARR
- a CDS encoding mechanosensitive ion channel family protein; translation: MNRELVLHDWLVAGIAVAAGALAGLLLRALMRWLGRHAERTRWSGDDIIVDALRTLAPWAAVIAGVAVAASTLPLHARLLAFVNQSLTALLILIATLSAARVVSGLVQSVAGARTGVAGSATIFVNITRIVVLVMGVLVALETMGVSIAPLVTALGVGGLAVALALQDTLANLFAGVHILASKTVQPGDYIRLSSGEEGYVVDINWRNTVVRNLSNNLVIIPNGRLARTNMTNFTQPEQQLSILVQVGVGYESDLEQVERVTLEVVDGVMADINGAVPDHEGAVRFHTFADSRINFTVILGVGEFSDQYRIKHEFIKRLHQRFRAEGISIPAPTRTVALHRDELLASTPAPVPHQREAPTRSPATTG
- a CDS encoding MepB family protein, translated to MTEHREGSAPHHPRTGPETWSDSIGVPGDLLAAKSRVYDACGFTCSQPEPEAESAEYAAHAFVLDGRRVRFRAARTTPTKVGQFVTVWKRSARGPIAPFDVADPVDLIVISSHDGEGFGQFVFPMDALRRNGVVSVDGSGGKRGFRVYPPWVTTANRQAGRAQEWQVEHFLHLPQDGPLDRARAEELYHP
- a CDS encoding NAD(P)-dependent oxidoreductase codes for the protein MRVLVTGGAGFIGSHIVSELAGRGLDPVVFDLAADGRDVRDPGQVREALTGVDAVCHQAAKVGLGKDFGDAPGYVSANDLGTAVLLAQMAEAGVGRLLLAGSMVVYGEGRYECTAHGVVRPGPRAEADLAAGRFEPRCPACGADLAPGLVGEDAPMDPRNVYATTKLAQEHLVASWARATGGRGISLRYHNVYGPGMPRDTPYAGVAALFRSALAGGEAPRVFEDGGQRRDFVHVRDVAVANAVALESLESAGGAAGGFAAYNVGSGDPRTVGDMAKALASACGGPDPVVTGEYRLGDVRHITADSARLRRELGWRPVVPFAAGMAELAAGADTP
- a CDS encoding sensor histidine kinase KdpD, which translates into the protein MREQDLLLIALYALLGAGGAGALGALALRMLRRRSIAVSLAVVTAVAVFAMLAGTLTVAWAMFLSTHDLTVMTTVVAVAAAVSLGTALLLGRQVVLRCRELVAAARVFGEEGTFTTPTVPAPAELTALSRELALTSERLEASRERERALETSRRELVAWISHDLRTPLAGLRAMSEALEDGMAADPARYHRQMRTEVDRLNSMVGDLFELSRIHAGALSLSPTRLNLYDLVGDVLAGTDALAREHGVRLVGDGVAPLPVEADGKEMTRVLSNLLVNAIRHTPADGTVAIAAESRGGAVVLSVSDACGGIPEEDLTRVFDTGWRGTQARTPPGGAGLGLAIVRGIVEAHDGHVHVRNVSGGCRFELTLPAPA